Below is a window of Culturomica massiliensis DNA.
CGTAAATGGCTTAAACGAATACGCAAAGCCGGTCGCCGGGACGACTATCAGATCGTAATAAAAGAACTGTTCAGAACAAATTAAAGGAGGCTTTATTACCTCCGGTTTTATAAAAGATGCGAAAAGTTTTATATATCAGTATCGGGATTCTTTCCGTGTGTTTGGGTATCATTGGGATATTTGTCCCGGGACTGCCGACAACCCCTTTTCTATTGTTGAGTTCCTGGCTTTTTTACAAAAGTTCTAAACGAATGCACGATTTTTTACACCGTTCGAAGTGGCTGGGGGATTATATCCGGCGTTATGAATCGAAACAGGGAGTAAGTTGGACCTCAAAGCTGATTTCAATCGGCTGTATGTGGACGATGATTTCTATTTCCGCTTTTGTTGTTCTGGAAAATTGGCATTTTCGTATCCTGCTTCTTGTTTTAGGGCTGATCGGTACGGTAAGCGTAATTTTTATTGTTCCTACTTCTAAAAAAGACCGGTAATTTCTGAAATAAATAAAGTCAGTCTTTGGCTTTTGAATCGTTATTTTTTAAGAATTATTTAATTTTTGAGAGCTGATTTGTTGGATAATATGTAAATATTATTTAAATTTCCCGTCTCTTAAAGAATTGTGTGTACGATCTATATTTGGGATAAATATATTGATATTCAGGATTTTTACCTGAAAAAATACCTTCCTTTTGATTGTTAAAAAAATCTTAACTTTCTTCTGTTTTTGTTTCGTAGGATACATTATTGGTAATCAATGTTTTGTGTTTTCAGAATTTTCAAGTTTAGTTGACATTAAAAAACGAACGTTTTTTTTGGCTGTAGTCCATAAAGGCGTTTAATGTTTAACCTAAAATTGAGTATTTATGAAAAAACGAATCGGACTTTTCGTATTCCTGTCATTTATAGGAATGCAAACGATTTTTGCCCAGACCGTTACAATAAACGGAAGGGTAACGGATGTTGCGGATAATGCGCCTTTACCCGGAGTAAGTGTTAGAATAAAGGGTAGTTCGGTCGGGGTGGCAACGGATATCGACGGGAAATATACTTTACCTGTGAACCGGCAAGATGTGTTGGAATTTTCGTTCGTGGGGATGGAAACGGTGGAAGTTCCCGTCGGAGATAAAAACGTGATTGACGTGCAAATGAAAGCGGTTTCCTTGAAAATGGAAGAAGTGGTGGTGACGGCTCAGGGGATGACCCGTCAGCAGAAGGCTTTGGGATATTCGGTGCAGAACCTGAAATCGGAAGAGTTGATGCAAACCCGTCAGATGGACTTGAATAATGCTTTAGTCGGAAAAGTAGCCGGGGTACGTTTTTGGGGAAGTTCGGGAGCTACCTTCGATGCCGGAAAAATTGTTTTAAGGGGAACCAGTTCATTGAATGCCGGAGGGAGTGAGCCGATTTATGTGGTGGATGGGGTGATTACCAGTGCCAATTCGATCAACATGGATGATGTGGAGTCGGTAAATGTGCTGAAAGGACCTGCTGCGACCGCTTTGTATGGTTCCCGTGGAGGTGACGGGGCGATTATTATTAAAACGAAGGGGTTGAAAGGGCAACGTATGGCTATAAATCTTAGTCATACACTTGCTTTTGAAAAAGTATACCTGCATGGAGATTATCAGAATGAATACGGAGGTGGAAATTTGGGTGCTACGGCAGAGATGTATACTTTTAAGTATGATCCGTCGAAACATCCGGCTTATTTGAGTATCATGGACGGAGCTCCTTATTATGATTACGCTTCTGACGTAAGCTGGGGCCCCAGGATGGACGGACGTATGTATGCTCCCTGGTATGCCTGGGATCCTACTCATCCAAAATTCGGGCAGTTGGCCCGGTTCAGTCCGCCTCCGAAAGATAACCTGGAAGAATTGTTCCAAACCGGGATGATAAATACAACCAATGTATCGGTAGCTCATTCGGGGAAAAATTACATGTCGCGTGTTTCTTTTACGAATATATCCCGGAAAGGGATTATGCCCAATAGTGATGCGGCCCGCCGTTTCCTGTCCATCAAGACGAATTTTAAAGCTTCCGAACGGTTGAATATTGCTTTGGATTATAAATATTCATACCGGCGGAATCACAATAATGCTCAGGAAGGATACGGAAATACGGGAAATGCTTTTTATACCTTTACCCAGTGGTTTCACCGGAATGTAGATGTCCGGGACTTGAAAGATTACAAACGTCCGGACGGTACGTTCCGTTCCTGGAACATCAATTCTCCGACAAATTTAAAGCCTACTTATCATAACAATCCTTTCGCTATTTTTTACGAGGAAAACTGGCAGAGTGTCTATCAGTGGAATGTCTTCAGTGCGGATGCTTCCTATGAAATCCTTAGTAACCTGAAAGCCGGTATACGGGTAAACGGTAATTTACGTAATTATAACAGTTATACGGCTATCCCGATGAATCTGCTGGGAGAAACATCGCGTTACTCAACCAGTCAGAATAGTTTGATTGATATGCAGATACAGGGACGTGTAACTTGGTCCGATCAGTTTTTCGCTAATAAGTTGGCTTTGGATGCGGCTTTTTTCCTTGAAAACCGGAATTACCGGTATGAATCGGTGGGTGCTTTTACCCGGGACGGACTGATTATCGATAAATTTTTCAATGTCAGTGCTTCTTCCGGACTTCCGGGAGGAGAGAACAGTAAAACCCGCATGAAGGAGAGAAGTGTGTATGGGACGGTAACGGCCGGTTGGGACAATACCTATTATTTGGATCTTTCCTTGCGAAACGATTGGAGTTCGACCTTGCCCAAAGATAAAAACAGTTATTTGTACGGGGGTGTGTCTGCTTCTGTTATTGCCAGCAATTGGCTTAAGTCCGAGTGGCTGAGTTTCTGGAAATTGCGTGCCTCCGTTGCACAGGTGGGTAAATCGACGAGTGCCTATAATATTTCGGAAGTGTATACGACGACGAAATACGGACAATTGACGGCGATGAGGCATGACGACCGGATGAAGGACCCGAATATCAAACCCACGATTTCCACGGCTTATGAGATCGGTACCGAATTCCGCTTGTTTAAAGACCGGATTTGGGGAGATTTTAATTTCTATAACCGGGATGCTAAAAATCAGATCATTAATATCGGTTTGACCCCTGCTTCCGGGTATTCTTCACGTACGATAAATGCCGGTAAAATCCGGAACCGGGGAGTTGAGCTGGCTATCGGCGGTTCGGTGGTTAAAACAAAGGATTGGATTTGGGATTTGAATTTCAATATCGCCCGGAATGTAAATACATTGATTGAATTGGATGGAAATTTGAAAA
It encodes the following:
- a CDS encoding YbaN family protein, which produces MRKVLYISIGILSVCLGIIGIFVPGLPTTPFLLLSSWLFYKSSKRMHDFLHRSKWLGDYIRRYESKQGVSWTSKLISIGCMWTMISISAFVVLENWHFRILLLVLGLIGTVSVIFIVPTSKKDR
- a CDS encoding SusC/RagA family TonB-linked outer membrane protein encodes the protein MKKRIGLFVFLSFIGMQTIFAQTVTINGRVTDVADNAPLPGVSVRIKGSSVGVATDIDGKYTLPVNRQDVLEFSFVGMETVEVPVGDKNVIDVQMKAVSLKMEEVVVTAQGMTRQQKALGYSVQNLKSEELMQTRQMDLNNALVGKVAGVRFWGSSGATFDAGKIVLRGTSSLNAGGSEPIYVVDGVITSANSINMDDVESVNVLKGPAATALYGSRGGDGAIIIKTKGLKGQRMAINLSHTLAFEKVYLHGDYQNEYGGGNLGATAEMYTFKYDPSKHPAYLSIMDGAPYYDYASDVSWGPRMDGRMYAPWYAWDPTHPKFGQLARFSPPPKDNLEELFQTGMINTTNVSVAHSGKNYMSRVSFTNISRKGIMPNSDAARRFLSIKTNFKASERLNIALDYKYSYRRNHNNAQEGYGNTGNAFYTFTQWFHRNVDVRDLKDYKRPDGTFRSWNINSPTNLKPTYHNNPFAIFYEENWQSVYQWNVFSADASYEILSNLKAGIRVNGNLRNYNSYTAIPMNLLGETSRYSTSQNSLIDMQIQGRVTWSDQFFANKLALDAAFFLENRNYRYESVGAFTRDGLIIDKFFNVSASSGLPGGENSKTRMKERSVYGTVTAGWDNTYYLDLSLRNDWSSTLPKDKNSYLYGGVSASVIASNWLKSEWLSFWKLRASVAQVGKSTSAYNISEVYTTTKYGQLTAMRHDDRMKDPNIKPTISTAYEIGTEFRLFKDRIWGDFNFYNRDAKNQIINIGLTPASGYSSRTINAGKIRNRGVELAIGGSVVKTKDWIWDLNFNIARNVNTLIELDGNLKTYNWAWLSYSTRLYLVAEVGQPIGVIQGSVWEKDGQGNKILRKRSNEGHPYGDYTLNTVNNAKEKLGNVQPDATGGFSTSLRYKNLAFGASFDYQIGGNVASVSNMFGEMAGLLETTVGKNDRGVDIRMPLEQNGGIKVEGVVKNPDGTYSPVSTHVAANYYFDKKGSIWEDYVYDASYLKLREISLTYTVPVSLLKRLGGGIKSASLSFVAQNPWLIYSGMPNVDVSEVGNAYNSYIEQGQVASTRSFGFTIDMTF